TTAAAATATACCCTTCACCCTTCACCTCGTCACCCAACACAGCTTCCAAGTCTTCTTTATCGAAGATATTTTCTTATCCTTCGGAGATATTCTGCTATCTTTCGGAGATAATTTCTTATCTATCGGAGTTATCTTTTTATCCTTCGGAGATATTTTCAGAATGATTTCATGGTATTTTCTGTACTTTATTTCCCGAATCCACGCAAATCGCACAAATCGCATAGGTAGGAAACGGAAATGTTGTATCTTTGCAACGTCAATCAGAAGTAATGCTGGATTCCTGAAAAAAACGACATAAAAATTTGGAAGTTAGAATTATCCAGCGTAATTTTGCAGATGAAAATCATAAAACAGAAACAATATGCAAACAAGTAAATACCTATTAGCAACAAAAAGAGATGCCGAATGGGGACTCACCATCAGCACCGTGGGACGAGAAGAAATCGCCCCAGGAGAAGCCTATCCAACAAAAGGACATGCTGACGGATATTACTTCGATCTTCAGAAGGGAAGAATACTCGACGAATACCAACTGCTTTACCAGCCAGAAGGTGAAGGAGTGTTCTGTTCTGCCCATCTCCCGGAAACAAAGATCAAGGCTGGAGACATCTTCCTGCTCTTTCCCGGTGAATGGCATAGCTATCATCCATCAGGCACCAAGGGTTGGAAAAGCTATTGGATCGGCTTCAAGGGCAAGAACATCGACGACCGCGTGAAAGCAGGGTTTCTTTCTCCTGAAAAGCCAATCTACCATGTAGGTTACAGTAACGAGATTATCGCTCTCTACGAAGAGGCTTACAAAACCGCACAGGAAGAGGTTGCTTTTGCACAACAGACTATGGCGGGTATCGTAAACCATCTGATAGGCAAAATGTATTCTCTGGAGAGAAATATCGTGTTGAGCAAGGATACCAAGCATGTTGACATGATCAATAAAGCCCGTTTGCGTATCCGAGAATCGCTTGAAGATACGCTCACCATCCAGGAGATTGCGCAGGAACTGGGCATCAGCTACTCTTCTTTCCGCAAGCTCTTCAAGGAGCATACCGGATTCGCTCCCGCCCTCTATCAGCAGAATCTGAAACTGCAGAGAGCCAAAGAACTGCTGTCTACCACCGACGAGAGCATCAAGGAGATTGCATACCGGCTCAATTTCGAATCGCCTGACTATTTCTCTGCCAAATTCAAAATTCAGACGGGCATGAAGCCATCAGATTTCAGAAATATGACGAGATAGTCAAAAAATAAGGCTCTAAAATCAATTTCTCTTGTTCCATATCCCTTTTTTGGTCTACCTTTGCAAACGTGAACAAATAACAGCAACTTAAAGACAAAATTCATAATGGAACAAAAGAAATACTTCTTCGCGGTAGACTTAGGTGCTACCAGCGGAAGAACCATAGTAGGAAGCTTGTCAGACGGCAAGTTTGACTTAGAGGAGCTGACCCGTTTCGACAACAACCTGATCGAAACAGGCGGTCACTTCTATTGGGATATCTACGCCCTCTACTTTGAGATTATCAAAGGATTGAAACTCGTAGCACAGCGTGGCATCCACATCCAGAGCATCGGTATTGATACCTGGGGATGCGACTTTGTATATGTAGACAAGAACGGAGATATCCTACGCAACCCGATGGCGTATCGCGACCCTCATACCATGGGCATCATGGAGAAATACTTTGATGAGAAAATCAGCAAGGAGAAGGTTTACGAAAAGACCGGCATCCAGTTTATGAATTTCAACTCATTGTTCCAGATGTATGCCATGCGCAAGGCAGGAAACGTGGCTCTGGAGAATGCCGACAAGATTCTCTTCATCCCTGATGCACTGAGCTATATGCTCACCGGCAACGCCATCTGCGAATATACCGTAGCATCTACTTCTCAGATTCTGAATCCGATGACCGGCGATTTCGACATCGACCTCGTGGAAAGTATCGGATTGAAGAGAGAACAGTTTGGCAAGATGACCCATCCTGCTACCATCATCGGCACACTGACCGAAGAGGTACAGAAGATAACAGGACTGAATGCCGTTCCCGTCATCGCAGTAGCAGGTCATGATACAGCCAGTGCCGTAGCAGCCGTTCCTGCCAAGAACGAGGAGTTTGCCTATTTGAGTTCAGGAACCTGGAGCCTGATGGGCATCGAGACCAAGAACGCCATCATCAACGAGAAGAGCTATGAGCTCAACTTCACCAACGAGGGCGGCATTGAGGGCACTACCCGATTCCTGAAGAACATCTGCGGCATGTGGATTTACGAGCGTTGCCGCAAGGAATGGAAAGACGAGGCTGCTGCCAACCAGAAAGATATGACTTGCCTGGGTCATGCAGAACTTATAGCTGAAGCCATGAAGCAGCCAGCCTTCCAAAGCATCATCAACCCGGATGATACCTGTTTTGCCAACCCATCGAGCATGGTAGAAGCCATCAAGCAGTATTGCGAAAAGACCGGTCAGCATGTTCCTCAGAGCTATGGCGAATTCTGCCGCTGCATCTTCGAGAGTCTTGCCCTCCGCTATCGCCAGGTATTCACATGGTTCAAGGATTTCGCCGACATCGACCTCAATGTGCTCCACATCATCGGTGGAGGTTCGCTCAACCAATATCTCAACCAGTTTACTGCCAACAGTTGTGGTGTAACCGTATTGGCAGGTCCTCAGGAAGGCACCGCCATCGGCAACATCATGCTCCAGGCAAAGGCATCGGGCTTGGTAAAGGATATTTGGGAAATGCGCCAGATTATCGCCAACTCGCTGGAGCTTAAGACATTCGAGCCACAGAACAAGGAAGCATGGGATGCGGCTTACGAGAAGTTTTTAAAGGTAAAAAAGTAAAAGGGTAAAAAGGTAAAAATAAACAATAATAACAAAATACATAAAAACAATGAAAGCAGATTTGATTTTAAAGAATTACGAGATTGCAAAGGAGCGCTATGCTGCTCTGGGTGTAGATACAGACAAGGCTATTGAGACTTTGGAGAAAACTCCTATCTCTCTGCACTGCTGGCAGGCTGACGATGTAGTTGGCTTCGAGCGCGGCGAGGCTGCTTCTGGTGGTATCCAGAGCACTGGTAACTATCCTGGCAAGGCTCGCAACATCGACGAACTCCGTCAGGACATCGAGAAGGTGAACTCTCTCCTGGCTGGTACTTTCCGTCTCAACCTTCATGAGATTTACGGTGAGTTCGGTGGCAAGCAGATTGACCGTAACGAGGTAACCGTAGACCAGTTTACAGGCTGGATGCAGTGGGCTAAGGAGCAGAACATGAAGCTCGACTTCAACTCTACTTCTTTCTCTCACCCTAAGAGTGGCAGCCTCTCATTGTCAAATCCTGCCCCAGCTATCCGCGAGTTCTGGATTGAGCACACCAAGCGTTGCCGCCGCATTGCAGACGCTATGGGTAAGTTCCAGAACGACCCATGTATCATGAACATCTGGGTACACGATGGTTCTAAGGACATCACTGTAGAGAAGGGACGCTATCGTGAGATTTTGAAGAACTCTCTCGATGAGATCTTAGCAGAGGAGTTGCCTAACATGAAGTCTTGTCTCGAAGCTAAGCTCTTCGGTATTGGCTTGGAGGCTTACACCGTAGGTTCTCACGACTTCTACGCTGGCTACTGCGCTAAGAACAACGTGATGTACACTCTCGATACAGGTCACTATGAGCCAACAGAGAACGTATCTGATGCAGTTTCTGCACTCCTGCTCTTCGTTCCTGAGCTGATGCTCCACGTATCTCGCCCAATGCACTGGGATTCAGACCACGTAACCCTCTTCGATGACAACACACGCAACCTCTTCTCAGAGTTGGTTCGTGCCAACGCACTCGACCGTGCTCACATCGGTCTCGACTACTTCGACGGTTCTATCAACCGCATCGGTGCTTACATCATCGGTGTTCGTGCTGCCCAGAAGTCATTGTTGCAGGCATTCCTTGAGCCACTTGATACCCTCCGCAAGTACGAGGACGAGGGCAAGCTCTTCCAGCGCCTGGCTCTCCTCGAAGAAGAGAAGACATTGCCATTCGGTGCAGTATATGATTACTTCAACTTGAAGAACAACATCCCTGTTGGCGAAGAGTACATCGCAGACATCGAGAAGTACGAGGCTGAGGTACTCGCAAAGCGAGTTTAAGAACGATTTAACTGAAGAGTGAAGAACGAAGAACGAAGAATTCAATAGTCTTATGGCTAAAAAAACACATGAATTCTTCACTCTTCGTTCTTCACTCAAAATCGCTCTTCACTTAATTACTAAACAATATGGAAATATTAATAGGACTTTTAATCATAGCCATCGGCGCATTCTGCCAGTCCAGCTGTTACGTTCCAATCAACAAGATTAAGGATTGGAGTTGGGAATCCTACTGGGTAGTTCAGGGTGTGTTCGCATGGCTTATTTTGCCTTTCTTAGGCGCAATGCTCGCTGTTCCAAGCGGCCATTCCTTCTTTGAATTATTCGACGGTTATGGCTTCAACGTAGCAATGACCATGCTCTTCGGTGTACTCTGGGGCATAGGTGGACTGACCTTCGGTCTTTCCATGCGCTATCTGGGAGTAGCATTGGGACAGAGCATCGCCTTGGGAACCTGTGCAGGTCTCGGCACCATCATGGGACCTGTATTGCTCAACATCTTCTTCCCGGAGATGGACGCCCTCTCATCGCTTACTTTCAGCGTAATTCTCGGCGTGGTAGTCACTCTTCTCGGTATCGCCATCATCGGTGTGGCAGGTAGTATGAAGGCGGCATCGCTCTCAGAAGAAGAGAAGAAGGCGGCAGTAAAGGACTTCAACTTCCCTAAGGGACTTGCCATCGCCTTGCTGGCTGGTTTCATGAGCGGCTGCTTCAATGTGGGTCTCGCCTTCGGTTCCGATATCCATTTCGGCAGTTTCACTCCTGATATGTACAAGACCTTGCCAGCCACCTTCCTGGTTACCCTAGGTGGTTTCATCACCAATGCCATCTACTGTTTCTATCAGAACACCAAGAATCATACTTGGAGCGATTACAAGAACCAGGAGGTTTGGAGCAATAACATTCTCTATTGTGCCTTGGCTGGTGCCTTGTGGTACAGCCAGTTCTTCGGACTGTCACTGGGCAAGGGGTTCCTCACCGAATCTCCTACCCTCATGACCCTATCGTTCTGCATTCTGATGGCGCTCAACGTAGTATTCTCGAATGTATGGGGCATCATCCTAAAGGAATGGAAAGGCTGCTCAAAGAAGACCATCTCCGTATTAATTGTCGGCATCATCGTCTTGATTATCTCAAGCTTCTTGCCACAACTTATATAACAAAAAAGGAACCCCGAGTATTTCACAATGCTCGGGGTCTTTTTACTAAACTTAATTATCTAAACCAAAAATTCTTATAGAAAACAATCTTTAAAACTTATTTCTTTATCTAAAGCCTATATTATCTTGGCAAATTAAATGCCTTGGTCATCTCAGCCATTTCCTCCTGGCTCATACCATCAGGCTCGAATCCCATGCACTTGGAATCGATGTAAATCTTGGCGCTCTTAGAGAGTACGTCAATCTGGTCGAAGGCATCCATCACGTCCAAGCCCTTGGCAAAGACACCATGCTTCTCCCACATCACTACATCATAATCCTCCAACTCCTTCAAGGTCTCCTCAGCAAGCTTCAAACTGCCTGGCAACTGATAAGGAACGATACCCAAACCGAGTGGACAGAAAGCCTTGGTCTCTGGAATCATGCTCCAGAGCAGGTTGCTCAACACATCCCTGCCCATGAACTTCTTGTTGTGGCTCATGGCGATAAGCTCGATAGGGTGAGTATGAACAGTAGCCTTATAGTTGGAACCCTTCTCGATGAGACGGGCATGAACGCTCAAGTGACTAGGCAACTCAGATGTTGGCATTACAGGATTATTTGCGATGATAACATAGCTGGCGCAATCGTCGAGGATGCGGATGATAGAACCGTTCTCCATAGGCCAGCGAGCCAAGTCGCGCATACGCTTACCTGTACCCTTGCAGAAGAAATAGCAACCTTTTAAGGCTGGCAATGCTGTACCAATCTGCTTTACTTCGCTGATGGCAGGCAAAGCCTTGATTTCGTCATCAACCAAGTCGGTAACGTTTACAGTGATGTTACCACCATTACGCTCAGCCCAACCATTCTGCCAGAGGTATCCAGCAACTTCAGCTATCTTCTCGACCTCCTTTTTCAAGGCAGGACGACCTTCTAAAACACTATTCATATTAATCTTGTTATTAGCTTATTTAAAATTTCTGCTGCAAAAGTAATCATTTCCGCCCATATCCAACCTATTCTTTTGATATTTGGGCTATGACATTTGGCATAACCCTCAAAATCGTGAAAAATGCAGAAAGCGGCTTCTTGCATCACGCAAGAAAACCGCCCTTTTCATTCTACATGTCAATAGAGAATACATACCCTATCGCTGAGATGAGATTTATGCTCTTTTTCATTGAGTTGAGATATATGCTCTTATTATAACCTGAGATTGATATTCTACTTTACTTCTTTTTCCCTGGGGTTGCATCTTTCCAAAGAGAGAATTTTACAGGGACCATATATCTTACACTTACAGGTTTACCATTCTGTGTACCCGGAGTCCACTTAGGCATTCCCTTCACGACTCTCAATGCCTCAGCATCAAGTTCCGGATCTATAGATTTGGCTATCTTGGCATGCGTAACGCTGCCATCCTTCTAGACGATAAAGGTTACGATCACACGACCCTGCTTTTTGGCCTTGACTGCGGAAGCAGGATATTTGATGTTATCAGCCAGATACTTCATCAACATTAACTGACCACCAGGAAAAAACGGCATCGTCTCTGGTATATCATACACTACGCTCTTAGTCGTATCGGCAGGAGCTGTCGCATCAGAAGTCTTTGCTTCCGCCTTCAGTTCAGCTTCCGCCTTTGCCAATTCTGCAGCCTCGGCAGCTTTCATTTCAGCCGTCTCTGATGGGTTCATCATCTCGACAGCATCCTTTGCCATCGGATTCGCCACAGCCACATCAGCATTCAGAGCCTGCTCAGTCTTCTGCTGAACCTCAGCTACTACTGGAATCTGCTCGCCAATCTCACGAGCCACACTCTCGATGTTGCTCACCATGAGCAACACTCCTGCCAAAGGTGCGAAAAGGAGGTACTTCGCCTTGCCTATTTCACTTGTTCTACGTTTGTTCATCATTTTAATTCTTTTTTTAAGAGGTAATAAATTAAAATTATTGGCAATCTTGGTCGATTCATTCGGCTGTCGATATGCCAAACCTAGAAGGTGATACTGATAGGATTTGCGCGCGTTGCCATCAGATAAAACACTTTCATCGGCTAAATATTCCAAATTCATTCTTACTTCCTGCTTCATCAGCCAGGCAAACGGATTAAACCAGCAGGCGATGGAGAAAAGCTCAGAGAAGAGGGTATCCAGGGAATGGAGAACCGAAACATGGGTGCATTCATGAACCATCACTTCATGCAACTGCCTACCCTCCAGGGTAGATGGATACAAAAACACCCAGCGGAAGAAGGAGAACGGACTCCCCTCGCCCTTGAGCAGATGTACCGTGATGCCTTCCACCTCTTGTTTCCGGGAAATAACCACAAGGCGGATGATGCTGAAGAGCTGCCATACCAACCGCAATGAGAGGACGGCTACTCCTACCCAATAGATGCCCAGCAGCATATCCATCCAGGTTATGCCGGAAGCCTGAGCCTTTACAACCACCACGGGATAAAACGTGTCGGCATATACATTCGCCATACTCACCATCGTAGGGGTATCGCGTACCCAATATTCCAGATTGAGCGCCGGAACCATCAGGGCGACGGCATAGATGAGCCAGAGGGTAAGGCGGCGAAGACCGAAGAAGGTATCGCGGCTCACCGTGAGGCGATAAAACCCATAAAGGAGCATCAGGGCTACATTGATTTTTATAAGATATATTGCCATACAGTTTCGATTTTTGTTTGAAATGAACTTAATAATTATTCTTCCGAAAGCTTGATTTATTCAGCAAAGTTCTCGAGTTATTCTTCCGAATTCTCGATTTCACGGATGATATCCTTGAGGTCCTCAGGACTGATTTTCTCGTCCTTGGCAAAGAAGGAAACCATTTCCTTGAAGGAATTCTTGAAGTAATTGTTCACGAAACCCGACAGGAACTTCCGCTTGTAATCGCTCTCGGCTATGAGTGGAGAATAGACATAACCCTTACCATCCCGCTCCGCCTTGACATATTCCTTGCGCTTCAGATTGTTCACAATAGAAGCCACTGTAGTATAAGGTGGACGAGGTTCTGGCAACAGTTCCATAATCTGTTTCACGGCACATCGTCCCAATTGCCATATCCGAAGCATAATATCTTCTTCCTGATTCGTCAGCTTTTCCATATTTCTATCTTTATTCTTTTAAATTCAACATTCTTGTTTCTAAATCACGCTGCAAATCTACGAACTTTTCGTATAAGTAAAAAACAACCTACGTTAAAAAACATAAATTCAACTACATTTTAACGTTTTACGAGCTTTTCGTAATACTAAAACATAGAAAATTACGAGTTTATCGTAGATTACATATAAAAAGAACCAATATATAATAATACACGATCAGTGCCAGTGCAACAACATCTCCATCAAGAACATCCAGATGGATTGCGACAACTTCTTCGATGTGGGTAAGAGCGATAAATACCGCCTAGTAGATTTCACCTTCCAGGATATCACCTGCACCGACAAGAAGATGGCATTCGATGCCAACCTTATCGAGAACACCATAGCGAAGAAAGTGAATATCACTCCTCGCGAAAAGAGCAACGGATTGAAGACCACCGGCGATGCCGACGGGTTGAAATAACACATACATTTTATAGAAAGTAATACAGAATTGAGTACTGAAACGAGCTTAATTTGCAAGAATAAGGCGCGTTTTGTTTTTTTATATCCCTCCTTATTTCTTTTTATCTCTTAAAATTAGGCATTTCCAAATATTTTGCTTAATTTTGCCTGCAAAATAATTTTGAGTAAGAAAATGATAGATATAAAAGGTATAACCAAGAGCTTCGGCTCCCTGCAGGTGCTTAAGGGCATCGACCTGCATATTGACAAGGGCGAGGTGGTAAGTATCGTCGGACCTAGTGGTGCCGGGAAGACTACACTTCTCCAGATTATCGGTACCCTCGACAAGCCTGATAGTGGCAGCATCATGGTTGATGGCATCGATGTAAGAAGCCTCAGCATCAAGAAACTGAGCGATTTCCGCAACCAGCATCTCGGTTTCGTATTCCAGTTCCACCAACTTCTCCCTGAGTTCACCGCCTTGGAGAACATCATGATTCCTGCCTTCATTGCAGGCAAGAGCCGAAAAGAAGCCAAGGAGCGTGCCGAGGAGTTACTGGCGTTCATGGGCTTGAGCGATAGAGCCAGTCACAAGCCTGCCGAGTTATCTGGTGGTGAGAAACAGCGTGTAGCCGTGGCGAGAGCTTTGGTCAATAATCCTGCCGTCATCCTTGCCGATGAGCCATCAGGAAGTCTCGACACCAAGAACAAGGCTGAGCTTCACCAGCTCTTCTTCGACCTCAGAGACAAGTTCGGCCAGACTTTCGTCATCGTAACTCATGATGAGGGCCTTGCTGCCATCACCGACCGCACCATCCATCTCAAGGATGGAATGATTGAGAAGACGGTGGAAGCAGGAGCTGCTGATAGCCAGGAAGAAACTGCAGAAGTTGCAGAAGCCCCAACAACAGAAGAAAAAACTGAAGATAATATTATATGGCAAAAAAGATAAAACTCGGCGATTACAATCGCCTTCGCATCGTAAAGAAAGTTGATTTCGGTCTGTATCTCGATGGTGGCGACGAGGGAGAAATCCTCCTTCCATCCCGCTACGTACCTGAAGACGCAGGCATCGGCGACGAGTTGGATGTCTTCATCTATCTCGATCAGGAAGAGCGCCTCATAGCAACCACCGAAACTCCTTTGGCAAAGGTGGGCGATTTCGCCTATCTCGAAGTGAAATGGGTCAACGAATACGGAGCCTTCCTGGGCTGGGGGCTGATGAAGGACATCTTCTGCCCATTCCGCGAGCAGAAGAAACGTATGTTGCTCGGCAACTCCTACATCGTGCATATCCACATCGATGAGGAGAGCTACCGCATCGTTGCCTCTGCCAAGATTGAGCGTTATCTCAACGAAGACCATCCTCACTACAAGCATGGTGACGAGGTGGATCTCCTCATCTGGCAGAAGACCGACCTGGGCTTCAAGGTTATCATCGACAACCAGTATCCGGGTCTGCTCTATCAGGACCAGATTTTCCAGTACATCCATACGGGTGACAAGATGAAGGGCTACATCGGAAGAGTTCGTCCTGACGGAAAGATAGACGTCACCCTGCAGAAAACCGGCATCCAGCAGACTGCCGATTTCGCCGAAACCCTCTACCAGTATCTCCTGGACAACGATGGCGAGTGTAACCTTGGCGACAAGAGCGAGGCCGACGACATCTACGAGCGTTTCCACGTGAGCAAGAAGGTTTACAAGCGTGCCGTGGGCGACCTCTACAAGAAGCGCCTCATCACCGTAAGCCCGATGAGCATCCGATTGGCAGAATAAAGCAGATTAGAAGTATATATAATTAAGGTGGACAATGCTTTTTAAAAATAGCAATGTCCACCTTAATTATATAGAAAGCAATAAGCTAATTGAATTATTCATACGCTTATGTTACAAATCAGTGAGAAAGATACGACTTTTTAGTATTACTTTATAGACAGATATGTTAAAACAAGCAGAACATAAAAAATAGTTTATGTAATGTTTGGTTATTAAAAGAGTTTTATGTACCTTTGCATCGTGATCAGCTAACATGATATACTACAATTAAAAATTCAACAAATGAATGAAGAAGAGTTAGAAAAGCAGATTAGAATAAAGAAAAAACTGCTTAGTGATTACATCAGATTGAGAGATGCATACAACATTGATGACGAAACTTATTGGAAGTTTACAGACAGCGTTTTAGACCAGCTTTCAGATCTGATTAAGAAAAGAAAAAAGAATTAAGAAATCCCATCCTTCGGGATTTGGGAGAGGATTAAAAAACAAGATAAGATATGAATAATAACACAGATTTACTTAAAGAATACGCTTCTCTTGCAGGTAAGGAAGACGAAAAGAGCGAAACTCGAAAAACTGAGATTTTAAACTACATCAAATTACATGCTGATGATAGTGACAGAGAGGAGGCTAAGGCTTTCATAAACCAAAAGATGGAACAGCTTCAGAGTGAAGTTCTAACATTGCGTGACCAACTTGCAGAGGATGATTACAAGTTGCTGCCACTTAGATACATCGCACAAAAATACTTCGGCAAAAGTGCTGCATGGCTCTCTCAGCGTCTCAACGGCTCAGAGGTTCGTGGTCATGTTTACACGCTCAATGCAGAGCAGAAAAGCATTTTCAATCGTGCCGTTCAGGAAATAGGACAACGCATCAGCTCTTTGCAGTTGGCATAGGGTTAACTTTATCACACAAACGTCTCCGACACGATTCCGTGCTGGGGACTTCTTATGCTTTTTGTCTTGCTTCCAAGCCTCCAGTTTACTGATGATATTTCGTCTAAACATACGCATTTGTTTCAAATCAGGGGCAAAGATACTACTTTTTTGTCGTAAATCAGCGGCAATAGCGTTAAAGTTTGTTGTAAATCAGGGGCAACTAGGCATATCATTTAAAAAGGTGGCGCATCAAATGAGATGCGTCACCTTTATTTTCTTATACGGTTTACCACCCAAACCAAGGGCAGCCATCGTATGATCCTTGATAATCAACTCGCCTTTCTGCAAACCAGCTATCGCCGACTTGATTTCCTGGAAGTCTTTACCCGACACACCAAAGAGATCCTTGATGATACTGTCAGAAATCGTCTGCTGCTTCATAATGAGCGGATACTGTGCATTGGCATAGAAATCGAAAAACTTACTCTTGTAACTATCCATGTTTTGAGTGGCAAAGATGATGCTCAATCCCTTGTTTCTACCCACTGCTATCAGATTGCGAAGCGGCTGATTATCGAAGTCCAGCATATAGTGAGCCTCATCGATAATCGTGAAGTGGCGAATCTGTACATAATCCTCATTAACCGCCTGCTTCGGCAACAGCTCATAGATATTATTGAGCTTAGAAATGATGAAATACACGATAGCCCTGGCTATCGGACCATCTTTCGGGAAAGCATCCATCTTCACGACAAAACACTCATCTATCAGATTCGCCTTATCTTCCGATGCAAACAGATGATTGCGAATCAACTGCTTCAAAACCGAAGTGATGCTGTCATCCTTATCCGGATTCTGCATTCTTTGCTGATACTTCATCAGCATCAGCTCAAAAGTGATAGGCTTGCCTGCCGTCTGCTTATAAGCCTCAACAATAGCTTCACTCAGTCGATTACTCATGGATGCGCTCACCGTTGCACGATCTACAGCGCAGAGTGCACCAGCCATCTCCGTGGAATAGAGATTGATTTCGTTGATGGTCCTGCCCGTAAAATCCTTGAACGGCGTGAAAGGCAATGGCGCAACCACAGGATCGAGAATGCAACTCCTATCTACATCGAAGTGAACAAGCCAACTAGCATTCGACGGGTCTGAGAATTCACCCTTATAATCGAACAAAAGGAAGTTGACGGGATAAGGCGTTTCCGTGGAGAGATTACGAAACTGCTGAATCAACACAGCCAGAAGATTGGTCTTACCTGAACCCGTGGTACCAGCCACCAGAATCTGTGCATTCGATACCGAACGCCCGTTGATATTCAGTTTCGCTTCCATATCCTCTGCATACTCGCCTATCAGCAACTCCAGGGCAGGAATGCCACTTCCGCCATGTCGCCTGTCGCTGGCAGCAAAGAGGAAAGCATTCAGATTCTCATCTTCCGAAAGATAAGCGATACCCCGATAGATTTCCTTCGCCACGATGCGACCCACGATACTGGCATTCTGCCAATCCACCTCACAATCTCTATATCTCAACTTCAACAAAGCCGAAAAAAGCGACTTCTTATTGTCCTTGGTAAAGAAACTAGGCATGATGCGCTGAGAAGATTTCGACAATACGATTTCTCCCAAACCATCCACACTTCTCTTCTCCGTTAAGCTCAAACTGGCTATCAGGCAGATTCGCATCACCTTATTCAGGGTTAGCATGGCATCCCTCTCCCCTTCCACTTGCCGCGAAAGGTTCAAACGCTTCTCCAGTTTCTCCTTCAAAGGCATGATGGCTTCTACCATACCTTCTGCCTGTCGTATATTCTCTAATGCTACTTCCATATTTATATTGCTCCGTCAATATGAAACATTATTCATTACACATTACTCCAAAGTATCCTTCCTCCACGTGGGTGCTCTGACTTTCCACATCTCTTACCAGTGTATAAGAACGGGAAAGGAATGGTTCCAGCTTCATGTAATCCTTATCCTTTCTGATTTCCGAAGTGGTGCAGAGCAGGATGGTTTGCTCGGCAAGTCCCGGGAAGTATTCTTCCATCAGCACATCACGGCTCTCCTCATCCAATACGCC
This Segatella copri DSM 18205 DNA region includes the following protein-coding sequences:
- a CDS encoding ABC transporter ATP-binding protein, whose protein sequence is MIDIKGITKSFGSLQVLKGIDLHIDKGEVVSIVGPSGAGKTTLLQIIGTLDKPDSGSIMVDGIDVRSLSIKKLSDFRNQHLGFVFQFHQLLPEFTALENIMIPAFIAGKSRKEAKERAEELLAFMGLSDRASHKPAELSGGEKQRVAVARALVNNPAVILADEPSGSLDTKNKAELHQLFFDLRDKFGQTFVIVTHDEGLAAITDRTIHLKDGMIEKTVEAGAADSQEETAEVAEAPTTEEKTEDNIIWQKR
- a CDS encoding BlaI/MecI/CopY family transcriptional regulator, whose amino-acid sequence is MEKLTNQEEDIMLRIWQLGRCAVKQIMELLPEPRPPYTTVASIVNNLKRKEYVKAERDGKGYVYSPLIAESDYKRKFLSGFVNNYFKNSFKEMVSFFAKDEKISPEDLKDIIREIENSEE
- a CDS encoding DUF5053 domain-containing protein, producing MNNNTDLLKEYASLAGKEDEKSETRKTEILNYIKLHADDSDREEAKAFINQKMEQLQSEVLTLRDQLAEDDYKLLPLRYIAQKYFGKSAAWLSQRLNGSEVRGHVYTLNAEQKSIFNRAVQEIGQRISSLQLA
- a CDS encoding M56 family metallopeptidase: MAIYLIKINVALMLLYGFYRLTVSRDTFFGLRRLTLWLIYAVALMVPALNLEYWVRDTPTMVSMANVYADTFYPVVVVKAQASGITWMDMLLGIYWVGVAVLSLRLVWQLFSIIRLVVISRKQEVEGITVHLLKGEGSPFSFFRWVFLYPSTLEGRQLHEVMVHECTHVSVLHSLDTLFSELFSIACWFNPFAWLMKQEVRMNLEYLADESVLSDGNARKSYQYHLLGLAYRQPNESTKIANNFNLLPLKKRIKMMNKRRTSEIGKAKYLLFAPLAGVLLMVSNIESVAREIGEQIPVVAEVQQKTEQALNADVAVANPMAKDAVEMMNPSETAEMKAAEAAELAKAEAELKAEAKTSDATAPADTTKSVVYDIPETMPFFPGGQLMLMKYLADNIKYPASAVKAKKQGRVIVTFIV
- a CDS encoding ATP-binding protein; translated protein: MEVALENIRQAEGMVEAIMPLKEKLEKRLNLSRQVEGERDAMLTLNKVMRICLIASLSLTEKRSVDGLGEIVLSKSSQRIMPSFFTKDNKKSLFSALLKLRYRDCEVDWQNASIVGRIVAKEIYRGIAYLSEDENLNAFLFAASDRRHGGSGIPALELLIGEYAEDMEAKLNINGRSVSNAQILVAGTTGSGKTNLLAVLIQQFRNLSTETPYPVNFLLFDYKGEFSDPSNASWLVHFDVDRSCILDPVVAPLPFTPFKDFTGRTINEINLYSTEMAGALCAVDRATVSASMSNRLSEAIVEAYKQTAGKPITFELMLMKYQQRMQNPDKDDSITSVLKQLIRNHLFASEDKANLIDECFVVKMDAFPKDGPIARAIVYFIISKLNNIYELLPKQAVNEDYVQIRHFTIIDEAHYMLDFDNQPLRNLIAVGRNKGLSIIFATQNMDSYKSKFFDFYANAQYPLIMKQQTISDSIIKDLFGVSGKDFQEIKSAIAGLQKGELIIKDHTMAALGLGGKPYKKIKVTHLI
- a CDS encoding CvfB family protein, coding for MAKKIKLGDYNRLRIVKKVDFGLYLDGGDEGEILLPSRYVPEDAGIGDELDVFIYLDQEERLIATTETPLAKVGDFAYLEVKWVNEYGAFLGWGLMKDIFCPFREQKKRMLLGNSYIVHIHIDEESYRIVASAKIERYLNEDHPHYKHGDEVDLLIWQKTDLGFKVIIDNQYPGLLYQDQIFQYIHTGDKMKGYIGRVRPDGKIDVTLQKTGIQQTADFAETLYQYLLDNDGECNLGDKSEADDIYERFHVSKKVYKRAVGDLYKKRLITVSPMSIRLAE